DNA from Geobacillus vulcani PSS1:
TCTTCGAGCGTCAAGAGTTCTTTGCGCAACTCCGTTTCTTCCTTCACATAACCGGCGTTTTTCAGCAACAAATACCCGAGCCGCAGCTCCTCCGGAATGCGGGAAAGGTCTTCAATCTCCAGCGGTTTGCCGAAGCCAGGCAAGTTGTCGAACTCGCCGTTTTTCATCGCCTCACGAATTTTCTCCTCGGCGATGCGCCAAAATCCGTCCATGTTACGTCAGTTCCTGCGCCTGCCGCTTCACGCGCTGCTCGTTTAAGAACCGAACGAACTCGCCATACGGAAGCGGCGGGGAAAAATAATAACCTTGCGCCTCGTCGCACCGTTTCCCTTGCAAATAAGCCGCTTCAGTCTCCGTTTCGACCCCTTCGGCCAGCACCTTTACACCTATATTATGCCCGAGGCGGATGATCGCCGGCAAGATGACATCTTTTTTTCCTTGAATATGCTGAACAAACGAACGGTCGATCTTCAGCCGATCGATCGGCAAATCCGTCAAGTAGCTGAGCGAACTGTAGCCTGTGCCAAAATCATCCATGCTGATCGTCACACCAAGCCCTTTCAGTTTCGAGAGAATATCAAGCGCACGTTCCGTATCCATGGTCATCCGCTCCGTAATTTCAAGATCTAAATGGTGCGGCGGCAGCCCGACGTCGGCGAGCAGACGGGCGAGTTTATCCACAAATCGGCGGCTTTCAAATTCATATGGCGATAAGTTGATGGAAACGGACAAGTCAGGAAAACGATCAAGCAGCTGCTTCGTCTGCTCACAAGCCGTGCGGATCACCCACTCGTTGATCGGGATGATCATGCCGGTCTGTTCGGCAACAGGGATAAACAATGACGGCGAAACCATCCCTTTTTCCGGATGGCGCCAGCGAATCAACGCCTCCATGCCGATCACTTGCCGGTCGTGAAGCCGAATTTGCGGCTGATAGTACAATTCAAATTCCTCATTTTCAAGCGCACGCCGCAAGTCGCGTTCCATCGCCATCTTTTCATGGAGGCGAATCGCCATCGGCTCAGTGAAAAAGAGAAAATCGCTCGCCGCTTTTTTTCGCACCTCATAGCGAGCAATATCCGCCTTGCGAATCAACGTTTTTGCATCTTCCCCATCTTTTGGATAGACGCTGATGCCGATGTTCACGGTCACATACAATTCCATCCCATTGACGACAATCGGCTCGTCGGCTGCCTCAATGAGCTGTTTCGCCATTTCTTCAGCCTTTTGATATGTGCTGTTTGGCACCAATGCGATGAACTCATTTCCGCTCCAGCGCCCGACAGTCATACCTGGATTTTCTCTCCATGCGCGCGCCAAATGGAGGAGCACTTCATCCCCGACAGCGTATCCATAAAAATCGTTAATCGTCTTCATCCCACTCACTTCGAAAAATAGGACTGCTGCTTCATAACGATGCTGTTTCGCCTCAGCAAGGCAACACTCCACCGCTTTATACATCGCCTCCTTGTTCGGCAGCCCGGTCAGCTCGTCATGATTGGCGATATAACGCATCCGCTCTTCGTTTCGTTTTTGTTCCGTCAAATCGCGGACGGCGGCCACCGTCACTTTTTCCCCTTCATAATCGTAGCAGCGGCGGACGATTTCCGCTGGAAATGCCGTGCCATCTTTTCGGAGCAGCTCGATTTCAAAACGCTCCGGCTCCTCATGCGGACGAGTCAGTTTCATGGACCCGTCAACGACTACATCCTCGATCGGCAAATGAATCAGTTCACTTTCTGAATAGCCGAGCAAACGGCACGCCGCTTCATTGACCTCAACGACTTTCCCGTGCGCATAGACAATCAGCCCTTCCATCGTCATTTCCGCCAGCCGCCGCAGCCGATGCTCGTTGGATGCGAGCGTTTTTTTATAGGCATCCAACGCCTTCCGTTCCATTTGTTGATGCAAAGCAAGCAAATAGGCAGCCGCCGTCGCCAAAAACATGGTCATCATCGCCCACATCGCCTTTTGCCGCCCCCACTGCAAATGTTGCTCATACGTTTTGGCGTCAAAATCAATGCCGACGACTGCATCCACCGTTCCGTCCGGTTGACGAATCGGCATAAACGCGCTGATGCTTCTTCCCCATTCGTCCGTTGTCGGATGCTGTTCCATCGCAAACCGGCCGTGGAATGCCTCTTCAACCTCTGGAAAATGGCGGTGGTAAACTGTTCCAGGCGGAACAGCTTGTTCCTTTTTCCCGTCAATGCGGCCGTTCCGATTGTAGTCAGTCGCTGGCGCTGCAACGAAATATAGCTCATTGTGCTCATTCTTTTTTAACGTATACACACTCAACACACGACCGTAATGTTGCCAACGCTCCAGCATCGCCATCACTATGTGATACGCAGGCAAATGTTCCGCCCTTTCATCGAGCCGTTCGTGCCCCATGGCGGCCAAATCGCCGGCAATCATGCCGGCGATTTGCTTTGCGGCTTCCTCATATTCACGATGTTCTTGTTTTTCAGCATAATGGATAGAGAGCATCCCTGCCCCCAAAAAAAGCAGGGAAACGATGGCAAACGCAGCAGTCAGTCTCGGCGCCACCCGCCATGGGATGTCCTTCCAATGCCGTTTTGCCATCCAATGGCCGTATACATAGACACCGCTGACCGTCAAAAAAAGGCCAAAGATATACAAGATATATTCCAGTTGATTCGACATCATCCATCACCGTCATCGATTCTTCGACGCTTTGCTTTCATTATAAGACGGCCATTCTCCGCTCTGCTTCCCTCCCCCGTTCCTATTTGTTCGACAGCTTACGACATTCATCTGTCAGTCATAGGACTCGGGTATGAGACACCGTTTCCACACTTATGGCCATAAAACCAGATCGACCGAAACGAAAAATATCTATCTATTGGTATAAGCCTTTAGGACGAGGTGCTATATTTGTAACGGCACTGTAACATTATTTAATCCAACTGTAAAAAACAAGTCACATTTCCTCTGCTATACTCTAGTTGAAAGACGTCGAATCGGAAAAGATTTTGTCGGGGGTTAGGGAAAATGAAACAGTGGTGCTCTCTCCTATTTGTATCTATGATCATCCTATTTTCCTCCTTCTTTGTAAGCACTTCCAGTTCAGATGCAGCCGCCGACAAAGCACGGCTCATCATCGAAGCGAAAAAGCTGGTCGGCACTCCTTACCGATATGGCGGCACGACGCCAAAAGGATTTGACTGCTCAGGATTTGTCTACTATACCCATAAAAAAGTTGGCGTCATCTTGCCTCGCACCTCTCGAGAAATGTACAAAAAAGGTACATACGTACAGAAGTCCCAATTGCAACCGGGGGATTTAGTGTTTTTCGACACTTCCAAACGGACGAAAGGCGTCTCCCACGTCGCCATCTATATCGGCAACAACCAAGTGATTCATGCTGTTTCCCGCGGTGTCAAAATCGATAGCTTAAACAGCAGCTATTGGAAAACGAAATATGTCGGAGCCAAGCGTCTATAACGGCTTATCGGAAAAGCTCTCTGTCATATTAAGCGCGCTTAATAGGCAGGGGGTTTTTATTATGCCAAAAAAAGCGGCCCTCCAAAAACTGGAGAGCCTAATACTATATTTCATAGGGGATCGGGGGAATACTTGGAAAACGTTACGCTATTATTCCTTTCCCCTTTTTTCATTTTTTATACACGAAAACAAAAAAAATTTTTCTTTCCTTCATCAGCTACGCCGCCGATAACCCCCCTCGTGTCTTCCGCCTCACCGTCATAAATACCCGTTTCGTGTCGAATGTTATAGATGATGGGCTGTCTGTTCATCGAACTTGGCAAAAGAGAGGTGTTTTGGTTGTTTGTTTCTTCAGAGCTCGGCGTTGACTTAGGCACAATGAATGTCCGGCTGTTTAGCCAAACGAAAGGGCTCATTTTTGACGAACCAGCGGCGGTCGCCTATCATCGCCAAGCGGACAAGCTCATCGCCATCGGCCAACGAGCAAAAACGATGATCGGCAAAGCCCCGGCCCACGTCGAGGTCACCTATCCGTTGCAACATGGCGTGATCGCCGATTTTGAGCGCGCCAAAACGTTGTTGCAGGAAGTGTTTAAACAGTCTAGCAGACAGCTTGGCCTCTCCTTCAAAAAACCGAACGTCGTCATGAGTGTCCCGTTTCACGCCACCTCTGTCGAGCGCCGTTCTTTTTACGAAATCGCCAAACATTGTGGAGCCAAACATATTCACCTGATTGAAGAGCCGGTGGCCGCAGCCATTGGCGCAGACTTGCCGGTCGGTGAACCTGTCGCCAATGTCATCGTCCACTTGGGAGCCGGAAAAACGGAAGCCGCGATTATTTCGTTTGGCGGCGTCGTTGCCTGCCGTTCGCTCCGCATCGGCGGCAATCGGCTCGACGAAGATATCATTCAATATGTTCGCCAGCGCTACAATTTGCTAATCGGCGAACAAACCGCTGAACAAGTGAAAATCGAAATCGGCAGCACTCCCGGGACGTCTTTGACACAAGGAATGACGATTCATGGCCGCGATGTGGTCACCGGATTTCTTAAAGCCATTTCTCTTGATCCCGCCGAAGTGCAGCACGCCCTGAAAGAATCGCTTCTGCAAATCGCCGAAGCCATTCGCGCCGTCCTTGAGGAATGCCCGGCCGAACTGAGCGGTGATATTATCGACCGCGGCATCGTTCTCACCGGGGGCGGGGCCTTGCTTCGCGGCATGGAACAATGGCTTGGCGCCATGCTGCATGTGCCGGTGCATGTGGCGCCCAACCCGGCCGAGGCGGTCGCCATCGGCACCGGCAAAGCGCTGCGGGCGATGCCGAAACAGCTCGGCGCGGCGCTGTAGCGAGCTCCTTTCTCCCAAAAACGAGCGGGCCGCCGCATGATGCAGCTGGACTCTTCCCCATTCATCATGAAAACCGTGTTTCATCGTTCGGCCACATCGCCCACGAGCGCAACGGAAGGCTTCGCCACCATCACGAAAAACCCCGCGTCCATGGCGGGGTTTTTCGTTGATCATCCGACTTGTTGATAGCGGAAAAGGGGCCGGGCTTGGCGCCTCGCTTCCGGGCCAAGCCTCGTCCCCCTTTGTTCCCGTCTACGGAATCATCCACGACAATACCGTCGATTGCAAGTATACAAGAATGCCGATCAAAATGATCAAGAATACGCTATGTTTGACCGTGAAGCGGAACAAGTCGGATTCTTTGCCCGTCAAGCCGACGGCCGCGCAGGCGACGGCGATCGACTGCGGCGAAATCATTTTCCCGACGACGCCGCCGGAGGAGTTGGCCGCCAACGCCAGCACTGGATCCATGCCGATCGATGTCGCCGTCACTTTTTGCAAGTTGCCAAACAATAAGTTCGACGATGTATCGGAGCCGGTGATAAACACGCCAAGCCAGCCCAAAATCGGCGAGAAGAACGGGAAGAACGACCCTGTTTTCGCCAGCGCCATCCCGAGCGTCGTGCTCATGCCCGATGAGTTGGCGATATAGGCAAAGCCGACGACCGAAGCGATGGTGATAATCGGGTATTTCAGCTCATTCAACGTTTCCGCAAACGTCCGCGCCCAGTCTTTCCATGAAATGCCGACAATGAACTTGGTCACGACCGCCGCCAGCAAGATGGCCGTGCCGGCCGCACCAAGCAGCTCAAGCTTATACACCGCCGCAATCGGTTGGCCGCTCGCGTTCAAAATTTGGTTGTTCAACCCCGGCACCGGCGGCATAAACGTCAAATGCGAGCCAATCGCATTGACTGCCTTCAGCAACCCGTTCGTTCCTTCATAGTGGCCGGTGAGCGCCGCCTTCACCTGCGGGATGCCCCAAAGCGAAATCAAGGCCGTCAGCACGAGAAACGGCGACCACGCCCGGAACACTTCCCCGCTGCTGTGCGTTGCACGAACCGCTTGCCCGGCAACCGCCACCTCCGACTCCGTCGCAAAGCGGAATGTGCTTTTCGGCTTCCAATAGTTCAAAAAGACAGCCAACGCGACGATCGACACGAGCGAGGACAAAATGTCCGGCAGCTCCGGTCCTAAAAAGTTCGATGACAAGTATTGCGTCAGCGCGAACGAAACGCCGGAGACGATAATGGCTGGCAGCACCTCAACTGTTTTTTTCCATCCCGCCATAATGAGGACGAGATAGAACGGAATGAACACCGATAAAAACGGCAGCTGCCGCCCGACCATTTTCGAAATTTCCATCGCCGGCACGCCTGTCGGCCCTTCCATCGAGATGATCGGAATCCCGACCGCCCCGAACGCCACTGGGGCCGTATTGGCGATCAAACAGATGCCAGCAGCATAGAGCGGGTTGAACCCCAATCCGGCAAGCAACGCTGCCGAAATCGCCACCGGCGCGCCAAACCCGGCCGCCCCTTCCAAAAACGCTCCGAACGAAAAGGCAATGAGCAGCGCCTGCAGACGCCGGTCTTCGGTGAGCGAAATGACCGAGTTGCGAATGATGTCAAAATGGCCGGTCTTCACTGTCAGCTTATATAAAAAGACAGACGTAATGATGATCCAGCCGATCGGGAGCAATCCGTACACCGCACCTTGCGTTACCGACATGACCGCTTTTCCGGCCGGCATCCTGTAAGCGATTACAGCCAATACAACAGCAAGCAGCAACGTCGTCAGCCCCGCAACATGCCCTTTCATCCGTTTGACGGCCAACGCCCAAAAGAAATACAAAATCGGAATGAGTGCGACAATGGCCGATAACCACAACTGGTCGGCAATTGGCGTAAAATCTTGCTTCCACATGCGGTTTTCTCCTCCCCTTTGTGCCCGACTTGGCGGCGTTCACGAACGGTCATCCGTCCCCTTTATCATCTCCTCCAGTCATCAGATGACCGGATAAGAACGCCGTCTGTCTCAAATTATAAAAGCGTTTTCGGCAAAAGACAATAGGTGTTTTCTTATTTTTTTGAACTTTCCATCCATTGTGTTTCCTCTCCATTGAAGTTCCTCCACCGATGTTGACAGAGGACGAGGATGACCATCACGGCTCGCCGGTGCGGCATTTTTGAAGTTTCTTCACGATGTTGACTAGAACCCAGCCCGTCGCCTTCACACTTCGCCATGCGCGATGATGGAATGACTGGTTTTCCACGAACCGCTGACGCCCTCGTCTGCCGGCAACAAAAAGCGCTTGTCTCGAACGATGATGCTGTATCATAATAGACAGTGCAGGAGCTTTCCTTCCTCACAATCGGAAAGCTACTTTAATCGTATTTGAGGTGGATCCATTGGCATTTAAACGGATTAAAACAAAAAAAATTTACGAAGAAGTGGCGGAAGCCATTTTTGATATGATTAAAAACGGAGAGCTAAAACCTGGTGATAAACTCGATTCCGTTCAGCAACTGGCCGAGCAGTTTCAAGTCGGACGGGCCGCCATTCGCGAGGCGCTCACCGCCTTGAAAGCGATGGGACTGATCGAGCTCAAACAAGGGGAAGGAACGTATGTGCGCGAGTTTGACCCAACGTTGATGACGTTTCCTTTATCGATTGCCGTCTTAATGAACAAGGAAGATATTTGGCATTTGCTTGAAGTGCGCAAACTGCTCGAGGCAGGCGCGGCCTCGCTCGCCGCCACCAAGCGGACAGACCGCGACCTCGATGCGATGACAGAAGCGCTTCGCCAAATGAAAGAAGGGATCGGCAGCGATGAGCTTGGCGAAAAAGCGGATTTGGCCTTCCATATGGCGATTGCGGCGGCGTCGCAAAATCCGATGCTTATGAGCATTATGAACAGCGTTTCCGGCATGATCGTCGAAACGATGCGGGAGACGCGCCGCATATGGCTGTTTTCGAAACAAACGACGACCGAAAAACTGCTTGCCGAACACCAAGCCATTTTCGAAGCCATTCGCGACCAAAATCCGGACGCCGCCCGGGCGCGCATGCTGGAGCATCTGACCAATGTCGAAAACGTGCTGCGCCGCTACATTCGCACTCAGCAACCTGACTGAGTGCGTTTGCTGTGAAAATCCCGCCGGCAAGCGGTCATTTTCATCCCCCGATGGAGGGCAGATCGCTGCCCATGGAACTTTTCCATGAAAAAAATCCTTTCTAACGTAGAGTGTTCGTTAGAAAGGATACCATGTCTTTGGCGATGCACAAAGACCAAAATCCTTAACTGATGGCTATGGGCAGCTAATTGCCTTCTACTCGATTTCAAATCTTTGCTCAGAATTTTTTATTTGTCAAGACTCTCTTTCAGGTGTATTTTCATCAGTATCAATTAGCCAAGGACCATCTCGATTTTCCTTAATGAGAATAAATCTTCGATAATTTTTCCCACCTAAAGTGGGGACCAAATTGGGGTCCTGTACCTTAATGTTAAGTTCCCCATAATAGACTTTGATCGCAAAATATTGTTTATAATTCGGGTCAATCGGGCCTGAGTCATTAGAGATATCAACAAGCTTAGTGATGGTAACCTGCTTCATATTTTTAAGGTATTTACTATACTCTGGTTGTCCTTCGAATTTCAATTGGGGACCTAGAAGGTTGGTGAAAAATCGCTGTTTGCCTTGATCGATGATGGAACGCGCGAACATAGCAGCTGATGCAGCAAGCTTTTTCTACTTGAGAAACGGTTCCGGGAAGCGGTTGCGCGAGTAAATCACCGGCCTTCTAGTATTATGTGTTGTCCCCTTCTCAGCCATCTCCCTTTCGATTCGCTTCATCATATGGAAAGCGGCATCTTTGACTTCATTCCTCGTTTCATTCATCCACACTCTAGACGTTGGACCACCCCCCACATACACTGGCTTCCATCCAACGACAGAGACGCTTTCCACGAAATCGTCCCATTGCTTCTTGAACAAACGGGCCGTTTCCGCAAACGGCGCTTTGACGACTTGCCGGTAAATCGTTTCGAAGATCGGCTTTATTTTATCATCGCACACAACATGGTTCACTTTCGAAAGGGCGGAGGCGGCGTCGATCGCCTCGCGCCCTTGATCGCCGCTTTCCCCGCCATGCCGGCCCCTTTAGCGGGAGGGAAGATTGACGCAAACAGCATTCCGCCCGCCAACAAGCGGTCTCCTAAAGAAAGGCGCTCGCCGGTGATCGGATCGTACTCGCCAAACACGCGCTGAACGTCATACCAGCCGAGAAGCTTCAAACCGAATTCTTTCATGTTGTCGGCGAGCGTCTCGTCCGCTTGGCGCATTGCCGCCGCAGTTCGATAGAGCAGTTCTTCCGCTTCGTTGAGCTTTTCTTCATAGCGCCGCAGCCAATGAATCAATTCCTCCCGCAGCGCTTCAATGGCAGGCGTGCTGACACCGGGGAGGTCCATCGCAAGGGAAGAGGGTTCCCATGACAGCGTCGTCCGCGCCCGCTCGCAAGCGTCTTCGGCATCGGGAATGTGCTTCGCGACCACTTCTAACACATCCGGTTTCAACCGAATCATGTGATCACAACTCCCTATCATTCGACGAAGACGGGCGATTTCCCTGCTGATTCCATCGACCAATTCATCGGCCGTCGCCTCAATCCGCGTCTCGATTTGCCTTGCATCGGCATAGACTCACTCATACGCTTCCCGCGCCTCCCCTCGCAGTATGGAATGTATTGATTATGGGAGTGATAAAAGCCGCGAATATAGATGTTGACATTAACTTATTAGCGATGACTAGCGATCCGCAACACGATCAAAGAAAATATCTTCCAATGTCGGTTTTTCTACTCTTACTTCATATATATCAATATTT
Protein-coding regions in this window:
- a CDS encoding FadR/GntR family transcriptional regulator, which codes for MAFKRIKTKKIYEEVAEAIFDMIKNGELKPGDKLDSVQQLAEQFQVGRAAIREALTALKAMGLIELKQGEGTYVREFDPTLMTFPLSIAVLMNKEDIWHLLEVRKLLEAGAASLAATKRTDRDLDAMTEALRQMKEGIGSDELGEKADLAFHMAIAAASQNPMLMSIMNSVSGMIVETMRETRRIWLFSKQTTTEKLLAEHQAIFEAIRDQNPDAARARMLEHLTNVENVLRRYIRTQQPD
- a CDS encoding putative bifunctional diguanylate cyclase/phosphodiesterase, which translates into the protein MMSNQLEYILYIFGLFLTVSGVYVYGHWMAKRHWKDIPWRVAPRLTAAFAIVSLLFLGAGMLSIHYAEKQEHREYEEAAKQIAGMIAGDLAAMGHERLDERAEHLPAYHIVMAMLERWQHYGRVLSVYTLKKNEHNELYFVAAPATDYNRNGRIDGKKEQAVPPGTVYHRHFPEVEEAFHGRFAMEQHPTTDEWGRSISAFMPIRQPDGTVDAVVGIDFDAKTYEQHLQWGRQKAMWAMMTMFLATAAAYLLALHQQMERKALDAYKKTLASNEHRLRRLAEMTMEGLIVYAHGKVVEVNEAACRLLGYSESELIHLPIEDVVVDGSMKLTRPHEEPERFEIELLRKDGTAFPAEIVRRCYDYEGEKVTVAAVRDLTEQKRNEERMRYIANHDELTGLPNKEAMYKAVECCLAEAKQHRYEAAVLFFEVSGMKTINDFYGYAVGDEVLLHLARAWRENPGMTVGRWSGNEFIALVPNSTYQKAEEMAKQLIEAADEPIVVNGMELYVTVNIGISVYPKDGEDAKTLIRKADIARYEVRKKAASDFLFFTEPMAIRLHEKMAMERDLRRALENEEFELYYQPQIRLHDRQVIGMEALIRWRHPEKGMVSPSLFIPVAEQTGMIIPINEWVIRTACEQTKQLLDRFPDLSVSINLSPYEFESRRFVDKLARLLADVGLPPHHLDLEITERMTMDTERALDILSKLKGLGVTISMDDFGTGYSSLSYLTDLPIDRLKIDRSFVQHIQGKKDVILPAIIRLGHNIGVKVLAEGVETETEAAYLQGKRCDEAQGYYFSPPLPYGEFVRFLNEQRVKRQAQELT
- the mreBH gene encoding rod-share determining protein MreBH; the protein is MFVSSELGVDLGTMNVRLFSQTKGLIFDEPAAVAYHRQADKLIAIGQRAKTMIGKAPAHVEVTYPLQHGVIADFERAKTLLQEVFKQSSRQLGLSFKKPNVVMSVPFHATSVERRSFYEIAKHCGAKHIHLIEEPVAAAIGADLPVGEPVANVIVHLGAGKTEAAIISFGGVVACRSLRIGGNRLDEDIIQYVRQRYNLLIGEQTAEQVKIEIGSTPGTSLTQGMTIHGRDVVTGFLKAISLDPAEVQHALKESLLQIAEAIRAVLEECPAELSGDIIDRGIVLTGGGALLRGMEQWLGAMLHVPVHVAPNPAEAVAIGTGKALRAMPKQLGAAL
- a CDS encoding DnaJ family domain-containing protein — protein: MDGFWRIAEEKIREAMKNGEFDNLPGFGKPLEIEDLSRIPEELRLGYLLLKNAGYVKEETELRKELLTLEDLLRCCEDDEEKRELEKKWTEKQLRFAELMKKRGQTNSKALRDYGRRIEEKFR
- a CDS encoding DUF4829 domain-containing protein — translated: MFARSIIDQGKQRFFTNLLGPQLKFEGQPEYSKYLKNMKQVTITKLVDISNDSGPIDPNYKQYFAIKVYYGELNIKVQDPNLVPTLGGKNYRRFILIKENRDGPWLIDTDENTPERES
- a CDS encoding C40 family peptidase, which codes for MKQWCSLLFVSMIILFSSFFVSTSSSDAAADKARLIIEAKKLVGTPYRYGGTTPKGFDCSGFVYYTHKKVGVILPRTSREMYKKGTYVQKSQLQPGDLVFFDTSKRTKGVSHVAIYIGNNQVIHAVSRGVKIDSLNSSYWKTKYVGAKRL
- a CDS encoding L-lactate permease, which gives rise to MWKQDFTPIADQLWLSAIVALIPILYFFWALAVKRMKGHVAGLTTLLLAVVLAVIAYRMPAGKAVMSVTQGAVYGLLPIGWIIITSVFLYKLTVKTGHFDIIRNSVISLTEDRRLQALLIAFSFGAFLEGAAGFGAPVAISAALLAGLGFNPLYAAGICLIANTAPVAFGAVGIPIISMEGPTGVPAMEISKMVGRQLPFLSVFIPFYLVLIMAGWKKTVEVLPAIIVSGVSFALTQYLSSNFLGPELPDILSSLVSIVALAVFLNYWKPKSTFRFATESEVAVAGQAVRATHSSGEVFRAWSPFLVLTALISLWGIPQVKAALTGHYEGTNGLLKAVNAIGSHLTFMPPVPGLNNQILNASGQPIAAVYKLELLGAAGTAILLAAVVTKFIVGISWKDWARTFAETLNELKYPIITIASVVGFAYIANSSGMSTTLGMALAKTGSFFPFFSPILGWLGVFITGSDTSSNLLFGNLQKVTATSIGMDPVLALAANSSGGVVGKMISPQSIAVACAAVGLTGKESDLFRFTVKHSVFLIILIGILVYLQSTVLSWMIP